A DNA window from Capnocytophaga sp. ARDL2 contains the following coding sequences:
- a CDS encoding MFS transporter codes for MKTNYPALYTLIVVFFFWGFIASGNNVLIPFCKEYFHLDQFQSQLIDFAFYTAYFIGSLGLFAASTFSQKDFVMKWGYKKSIIRGLLVSVVGALLILLGINSDSYFGMLTGLFVVGLGFSLQQTAANPFAISLGDEKTGASRVNLGGGVNSLGTTLGPLIVAYFLFGSPKSISAEQIQSLSLQTITVLYAIVALLFAVAAAIFYFSKKLPNIQKDEPIERSNKALGLLFTMTVLLVLAMVSVFLTYKKELPSFLQNMSLESIEMFRMYALIAALVVVVVSILYAAVQSKKSPKGWGAMQYPQLSLGMLAIFMYVGVEVAVGSNLGELLQTEAFGNIPQTEIAMIISMYWGSMMVGRWAGAVYAFSLERQKELIALVTLPLLAFGVLLFANHQAGYEVESMFPYVVCVLLQIALIIFTKNQATKTLIGSGVFGALALFVGLNTTGTTAIYAFLSAGLACSVIWSAIFNLALMGIGKYTTQGSAFLILMILGGGIIPPLQGKLADIIGIHNSYIVSLLCFVYLIVYGLIVKPKKVLVEK; via the coding sequence ATGAAAACAAATTATCCAGCTCTCTACACTTTGATAGTCGTATTTTTCTTTTGGGGATTTATTGCCTCAGGAAATAATGTCTTGATTCCGTTTTGCAAGGAATATTTTCACTTGGATCAATTTCAATCTCAGTTGATTGATTTTGCATTTTACACCGCATATTTCATCGGAAGTTTAGGTCTTTTTGCAGCCAGTACTTTTTCTCAGAAAGATTTTGTGATGAAATGGGGCTACAAAAAATCTATCATCAGAGGATTGCTGGTGTCGGTAGTTGGTGCTTTGCTCATTTTGTTGGGAATCAATTCGGATTCGTATTTTGGAATGCTCACAGGTTTGTTTGTAGTAGGATTGGGATTTTCGTTGCAACAGACCGCTGCCAATCCCTTTGCGATTTCTTTGGGAGATGAAAAAACAGGAGCAAGTCGTGTAAATCTCGGAGGTGGTGTCAATTCGTTGGGAACCACCTTAGGTCCACTAATTGTTGCTTATTTTTTGTTTGGTTCGCCTAAATCTATTTCTGCCGAGCAAATACAATCGCTTTCATTACAGACGATTACCGTTTTGTATGCCATAGTTGCTTTGTTGTTTGCAGTCGCTGCTGCGATTTTTTACTTTTCAAAAAAATTGCCGAATATTCAAAAAGACGAACCTATCGAACGTTCAAACAAAGCCTTGGGATTGTTGTTTACTATGACAGTTTTACTGGTTTTGGCAATGGTTTCTGTGTTTTTGACCTATAAAAAAGAATTGCCGTCGTTTTTGCAAAATATGTCGCTCGAGTCTATTGAAATGTTTAGAATGTATGCTTTGATTGCAGCTTTGGTTGTAGTGGTTGTTTCGATTTTGTATGCAGCAGTTCAATCTAAAAAATCTCCAAAAGGTTGGGGAGCCATGCAATATCCACAGTTGAGTTTGGGTATGTTGGCGATTTTTATGTATGTAGGGGTAGAGGTAGCAGTTGGAAGTAATTTAGGAGAACTGTTGCAAACCGAAGCTTTTGGAAATATTCCTCAAACCGAAATAGCAATGATTATTTCGATGTATTGGGGAAGTATGATGGTCGGTCGTTGGGCAGGTGCGGTGTATGCTTTTTCTTTGGAACGACAAAAAGAACTTATCGCTTTGGTTACTTTGCCATTGTTGGCTTTTGGTGTGTTGTTGTTTGCCAACCATCAAGCGGGGTACGAAGTAGAAAGTATGTTTCCGTATGTAGTATGTGTGTTGCTGCAAATCGCATTGATTATTTTTACAAAAAACCAGGCAACCAAAACGCTGATTGGAAGTGGAGTGTTTGGTGCATTGGCATTGTTTGTAGGATTAAATACAACAGGTACCACAGCAATTTATGCCTTTTTAAGTGCAGGATTGGCGTGTAGTGTGATTTGGTCGGCGATATTCAATTTAGCATTGATGGGCATCGGAAAATATACCACTCAAGGTTCGGCTTTCTTGATTTTGATGATTTTAGGTGGAGGAATTATCCCACCCTTACAAGGAAAATTAGCAGATATTATCGGAATTCATAATTCGTATATTGTTTCTTTGTTATGTTTTGTGTATTTGATTGTTTATGGATTGATTGTTAAACCCAAAAAAGTGTTGGTTGAAAAATAA
- a CDS encoding Gfo/Idh/MocA family protein: protein MLKIGVLGAGHLGKIHIRLLMQSEKYEFVGFYDPIKENAEKVASELNCRSFESIDALIQEVDVVDIVTPTLSHYDCAVQAIKAKKHIFLEKPIANTLEEANHIIELAKEYGVKGQVGHIERFNPAFKAVKDKINQPMFIETHRLAEFNPRGTDVPVVLDLMIHDIDAILSVVKSPIVNVHSNGTSVISDSPDIANVRLEFENGCVANITSSRISLKNMRKSRFFQKDAYISVDYLEKTCEVVKMKEAPETPGDFDLILQNAEGVRKQIYFDNPTVPANNALLDELESFADAIYNDTTPVVTLQDGTNALKVAYQIIDCFKK from the coding sequence ATGTTAAAAATTGGCGTTTTAGGTGCTGGACACCTCGGAAAAATACACATAAGATTGTTGATGCAATCTGAAAAATACGAATTTGTTGGTTTTTACGACCCTATCAAAGAAAATGCCGAAAAAGTAGCAAGCGAACTCAACTGTCGTTCGTTTGAAAGTATCGATGCCTTGATACAAGAGGTTGATGTAGTGGACATTGTTACCCCTACCCTATCTCACTACGACTGTGCGGTACAAGCTATCAAAGCAAAAAAACACATTTTCTTGGAAAAACCCATTGCCAACACTCTCGAAGAGGCAAATCACATCATCGAATTGGCAAAAGAATACGGCGTAAAAGGCCAGGTGGGACATATCGAAAGATTTAACCCTGCGTTTAAAGCCGTAAAAGACAAAATCAATCAACCAATGTTTATCGAAACACACCGTTTGGCAGAATTCAATCCGCGTGGGACAGATGTACCCGTGGTGCTGGATTTGATGATTCACGATATTGATGCGATTTTGAGCGTAGTAAAATCTCCGATTGTCAATGTTCACTCGAACGGAACTTCAGTTATCAGCGATTCGCCAGACATTGCCAATGTACGCTTGGAGTTTGAAAATGGTTGTGTAGCCAATATCACTTCGAGCCGTATTTCTTTGAAAAATATGAGAAAATCTCGTTTTTTCCAAAAAGACGCTTATATTTCTGTAGATTATCTCGAAAAAACATGCGAAGTAGTAAAAATGAAAGAAGCACCTGAAACACCAGGTGATTTTGATTTGATTTTACAAAATGCCGAAGGAGTACGCAAACAAATTTATTTCGACAACCCAACGGTTCCTGCAAATAACGCCCTTTTGGATGAATTGGAGTCTTTTGCAGATGCTATTTACAACGACACCACACCCGTTGTTACCCTTCAAGATGGCACCAATGCTCTAAAAGTAGCGTATCAAATCATTGATTGTTTTAAAAAGTAA
- a CDS encoding DUF6452 family protein, whose amino-acid sequence MSQFLKILITFLSLFTIFSCEKNDLCDGESQTPRFRIELHDLFAPENKKAAKIIRMYFADTEQYIEYKNTPTLYIPLSPVQNSAEWTLKLYDVTSSNEEILLGEEQFLFTYTPKNIYISKACGFRTQFEAFSYQRKQNNTQWIRGLDLTTNTISNETDTHFILYY is encoded by the coding sequence ATGTCTCAATTTTTAAAAATATTAATTACATTTTTATCACTATTCACAATATTCAGCTGTGAAAAAAACGATTTATGCGACGGAGAAAGTCAAACCCCAAGGTTTCGAATAGAATTGCACGATTTATTTGCTCCTGAAAATAAAAAAGCTGCAAAAATCATTCGAATGTATTTTGCAGATACCGAGCAATACATCGAATATAAAAACACGCCTACCTTGTACATTCCGCTTTCGCCTGTGCAAAATTCTGCCGAATGGACGCTAAAATTGTATGATGTAACTTCTTCAAATGAAGAAATACTTTTAGGTGAAGAACAATTTCTTTTTACCTATACACCCAAAAACATCTATATAAGCAAAGCCTGTGGTTTTCGTACACAATTCGAGGCGTTTTCATACCAAAGAAAACAGAACAACACCCAATGGATTAGAGGATTAGACCTTACCACAAACACGATAAGTAATGAAACAGACACACATTTTATACTCTATTATTAG
- a CDS encoding DUF6048 family protein, with translation MKQTHILYSIISLLIGASTVAQTTETTAVKTVGKVKPLRIGIDAFSLSRNVWDKNYKGIDVSADYLYKKDHYAVVEAGFVDKYTREDRMDFSTMGSYLRLGIDKNLHQNWQGISNMIFVGGRYGFSLFKQKLISYDLTTIGGIFEEEKVIVNRTYNDLQAHWLELVLGTKVEVLSGLYLGFNFRTHLLLYNSKLEQFENLYMPGYGKKYSGSVGASFNYTISYSLPMKKKIKF, from the coding sequence ATGAAACAGACACACATTTTATACTCTATTATTAGTCTATTGATTGGAGCTTCGACGGTTGCACAAACTACCGAAACCACAGCTGTAAAAACTGTAGGAAAGGTAAAACCTCTTCGCATAGGGATAGATGCTTTTTCACTCAGCAGAAATGTATGGGATAAAAACTATAAGGGTATCGATGTTTCGGCGGATTATCTGTATAAAAAAGACCATTATGCCGTAGTAGAAGCTGGTTTTGTGGACAAATATACTCGCGAAGACCGTATGGATTTTTCAACAATGGGAAGCTACCTCAGATTGGGAATCGACAAAAACCTTCACCAAAATTGGCAAGGCATAAGCAATATGATTTTTGTAGGCGGACGATATGGTTTCAGTCTGTTTAAGCAAAAACTCATCAGTTATGACCTAACCACCATAGGAGGCATTTTTGAAGAAGAAAAAGTAATAGTCAATCGTACATACAATGATTTGCAAGCTCATTGGTTGGAATTGGTATTGGGAACCAAAGTCGAAGTACTTTCTGGCTTGTATTTAGGATTTAATTTCCGTACACATTTATTACTGTACAACAGCAAATTGGAGCAATTTGAAAACCTCTATATGCCAGGATATGGAAAAAAATACAGCGGAAGCGTCGGTGCGAGTTTCAACTATACGATTTCATACAGTTTGCCAATGAAAAAGAAAATAAAGTTT